The sequence agaatgctatagaaaaaaatcaaaaatcttatAAGCTAGTCATACCATTTGATTATATtgacaattttaaaaaactgaTCATACTATGATCATAGTATGATGGCGGTTGAGCAAGTATGCCCCCATCGTCTAGTGGTTCAGGACATCTCTCTTTCAAGGAGGCAGCGGGGATTCGACTTCCCCTGGGGGTAGGGTACTACGAAAGGAAGTTGATTATGGATTATCCATAAAGTTCGAATAGAGTCTTCCTGGGTCGATGCCCGAGCGGTTAATGGGGACGGACTGTAAATTCGTTGGCAATATGTCTACGCTGGTTCAAATCCAGCTCGGCCCAATAATTCGCTGTCTACATaaccttttttgttttgcatAATTGACAGAGAAGGGTAagaaaaaagtcaaatatctgggTATATTTCGACtttacttttttctttatttcttgtgGCTCGTTACTTTTTGTTTCCATAAAAAATgacaataaaaaatagattatcaatCGATTTTAGAATAATGCAAGGATTACTAGTAATCGGCCTTGATATCACTTTAGTGATATCCATATAGATATCAATATATTACTTGTGATTTTCTTTGTTACAAAACACTAATTTGAAtctaaaattgaaatgattCAAATGAAATCATAAGAAGGAATATGTAAGCTACCCGCTTTATTTCCATGGGATTGTAGTTCAATTGGTCAGAGCACCGCCCTGTCAAGGCGGAAGCTGCGGGTTCGAGCCCCGTCAGTCCCGGcggattcaattaaaaaaaaaagacataaactCCCCTTTTTGTTTCTGGGCAAGGGGATCAAAATggtttcggttatctttttgttttatttttattttttcatcaagCAAAAGAAAGGGGTATTTCTGTAGCACCAATTTAAAGACATATGTAAATtagtataattataattattgagAGCATTCACCACTTCAAGAACGAGATACTGTATGGGGTTTCctctttttgtcaattaatctcCCATTAACTCGTGTAGGAAAATCAAATAGGATAGCGTATAATACGTTTGCCAAGAGTACctatatatacttttgtttCTATGAAGTCAAGGAAGTGAAAATAGTTCGAATCCAACCGCCCATCAAGGTCCATgaattgttaaataatttctttttagCCTCAAGGGTTAATCCCTCTCATAGCAGTTCAACTTGGAACTCaggtttatttgtttttaaataagtgCGTAGCTGAACGAGAAATTTTCTTACTTGTCCAATTTCTAATCCATCCAGATAACCATTTGTTCCGGTATAAATGGTCATTATCTGTTCTTCCACTGTGAGAGGGGCTGATTGGGATTGTTTCAGTAACTCACGCAATCGTTGACCTCTTGCCAATTGATTCTGAGTAGCTTTGCTCCTGTATAAGGCGCGAGGTATTGTAACGTAGCTGGGGAATCAGCCGTTTCAGCTACCACAATAGTGTAGTCCATTGCCCCTCGTTCCTGTAAACTAGTCACTACCTGAGCCACGGAAGAAGCTTTTTGACCAATAGCCACATAAACACATATTACATTTTGACCTTGTTGATTGAGAATTGTATCTGTGGCTACTGCTGTTTTACCGGTCTGTCTGTCACCAATAATTAATTCCCGCTGGCCGCGTCCTATAGGGATCATGGAATCAATAGCAATAAGTCCTGTTTGAAGAGGCTCATATACAGAACGTCTCGAAATAATACCTGGGGCAGGAGATTCAATTAACCGAGATTCAGAAGCTGAAATCTTACCTCGACCATCAATAGGGTTAGCCAAGGCGTTTATAACACGCCCCAAATAAGCCTCACTCACGGGTATCTGAGCAATTTTTCCCGTAGCTTTGACTGAACTTCCTTCTTGGATCATCAAACCGTCACCCATTAATACAACACCAACATTATTTGATTCTAAATTAAGGGCAATACCTATAGTACCCTCCTCAAATTCTACTAATTCACCTGCCATTACTTCATCAAGACCATAAATCCGAGCGATGCCGTCGCCCACTTGAAGTACGGTACCGGTATTTACAATCGTCACTTCTCTATTATATTGCTCAATACGTTCACggataatattactaatttcatCGGCTTTAATGGTTACCATGAGTATTGTCCTAATtcttttttagaagaaaaaaaaaataatgcctATCATAATCGTAAGGAAAGGGCTAATCAGTAATTTCTTTCATCGTACCAAACATACCAATATTTGCATTAATAGTACGTAAATGTAACTCATTACTCAAACAACTATTTAGGGTTCCTATAGCTCCCTGTAAAGCTTGTTGGAAAACCCGTTCACGGACTTGATTAATTGTTCTTTGTTGCTCAAAAAGAATGGTTtcgtttttgtaattttctaatTGTTTCAAAGTCctagaagttgaattaatcaaaTTGACTTTTTCTCGTTCGATTTCAGAGTATCCATTTACGCGAAACTG is a genomic window of Brassica napus cultivar Da-Ae chromosome A2, Da-Ae, whole genome shotgun sequence containing:
- the LOC125583406 gene encoding ATP synthase subunit alpha, chloroplastic-like, coding for MVTIKADEISNIIRERIEQYNREVTIVNTGTVLQVGDGIARIYGLDEVMAGELVEFEEGTIGIALNLESNNVGVVLMGDGLMIQEGSSVKATGKIAQIPVSEAYLGRVINALANPIDGRGKISASESRLIESPAPGIISRRSVYEPLQTGLIAIDSMIPIGRGQRELIIGDRQTGKTAVATDTILNQQGQNVICVYVAIGQKASSVAQVVTSLQERGAMDYTIVVAETADSPATLQYLAPYTGAKLLRINWQEVNDCVSY